ttttatgaaaatttgcaGAGTTATGACAAAGCAGTTTTACAATCTAAGGAATTCCACTTTGATTTCCACACAAATTGACGTTGGGCGCATTGTTCTCAACAAGGGATTAAGTGCTTTAAAAGTAGCTCTCACTTTGTAAATGCCATCCATGTCGCTGAGGTGCGATTCGAATATGAAATCCATTTGAAATCGCTTGTGAACGAATTTGGTCTgcaaaaattaagaacattttaaaatgtatagtcTATAAGTGATATATTAAGTTCTTACTCCTCGTTCTCTtaagcatttcaattttattgcatttgcattttcaacaTTATGAAGCCAGGTTTTGTACCAGTGTTGATTTTTATCCCACATGATAGAACAAAAATCTGGTATATTCAATGTATAAATAGTTGGATTCCAAGACCCGCGTTCAAAGTGAAGTAGCTCAAACTGTgcctaaaaatgttttaaaaaaatttttaaattgacaaaataaatgttaaatatattaaaataatgttaaagtattaaaaatgttcaaaatgttaaaagtgTTTAGATGTTAAtcgtgtcaaaaatgtttaaaaaaaaatgttaaaatttttaaaatgttaaataaaggaagtgatttttaaaaattctaaaatatgttaaagaaattgcaaaatgttattaaaatttgataaaatattaaaagaaaagaacatatttttttgtacattaaaaaaattgttaattgaaaatcACCTGGATAATATCCGTAGGCTGGACATCCCACACTGTAGTTGCTTTTCCCTcgataaaaacattttcgacTTCCAAGTCAAATTTAAGTtcagaaaaatcaaataatccCTGAATATTTAGTACTCCATTTGGTTGGTCCGGACAATCGTCGAATACTTCGTCATTctgaaaaatacttttatatttgtaagcACTTGAAAAGCCAACTAAGATGGATACACCCAACAACACACTGTAAGACCACATTTTGAAACTATTCAATAAGTGAATATCCGTGTTTATATACTGGAAAACGAAactatttttcgactataagttCGTTTTTTACGTAATTTAATCACGTGTTAATTGATCATAATGAGATTTGTTgtgatttatcaaaaattaatgatttatCATAATACACGTTGCTTGCTTTTCCTAAATATGCAAACATCAATTTgctgtaattatatttttcaacacGTGATCTTTAAATACGATTAATACGaattaaaacacaaaatacatgacactttattgtataaattttattgtgat
The genomic region above belongs to Drosophila innubila isolate TH190305 chromosome 3R unlocalized genomic scaffold, UK_Dinn_1.0 2_E_3R, whole genome shotgun sequence and contains:
- the LOC117789559 gene encoding uncharacterized protein LOC117789559 gives rise to the protein MWSYSVLLGNDEVFDDCPDQPNGVLNIQGLFDFSELKFDLEVENVFIEGKATTVWDVQPTDIIQAQFELLHFERGSWNPTIYTLNIPDFCSIMWDKNQHWYKTWLHNVENANAIKLKCLRERGTKFVHKRFQMDFIFESHLSDMDGIYKVRATFKALNPLLRTMRPTSICVEIKVEFLRL